From Magnolia sinica isolate HGM2019 chromosome 13, MsV1, whole genome shotgun sequence, one genomic window encodes:
- the LOC131223479 gene encoding cytokinin dehydrogenase 5, with product MATKLLLMFAICRLISTVGLTLDPIELLRLSVSGRLSLDPVDIETASLDFGRLNRVKPLAVLNPASVDDIVGLVQSAYGSARGFTVSARGHGHSINGQAQAVDGVVVEMNGLKGSQLSIGAGGSYVDAWGGELWIDVLRFTIEHGLAPRSWTDYLYLTVGGTLSNAGISGQAFNHGPQISNVYELDVITGKGDHVTCSKEQNSELFHSVLGGLGQFGIITRARIALEPAPQRVRWIRVLYSDFSAFTRDQEYLISLQGEPASQRFDYIEGFVIVDEGLINNWRSSFFSPRNPIKISSIGSNGSVLYCLEITKNYDDSTATTVDQEVEALLKKLDFIPVSVFTTDLPYLDFLDRVHKAELKLRSKGLWEVPHPWLNLFVPKSRIADFDAGVFKGILGNKTSGPILIYPMNKNKWDERSSVVTPDEDIFYLVGLLRSALDSGEEAHSLEHLSRQNNQILSYCKEAGIEVKQYLPHYKSQEEWKQHFGDEKWSRFLKRKVEFDPRRILAPGQGIFRSSTFPSFASFS from the exons ATGGCTACTAAGCTTCTCCTCATGTTCGCCATCTGTCGCTTGATCTCCACCGTCGGTTTGACGCTCGACCCCATCGAGCTCCTCCGGCTCAGCGTATCCGGTCGGCTTAGCCTTGACCCAGTCGATATCGAGACAGCTTCTCTCGATTTCGGACGCTTGAACAGAGTCAAGCCGTTAGCCGTTCTCAATCCGGCGTCTGTTGATGACATCGTCGGCTTGGTTCAATCAGCTTACGGCTCGGCTCGAGGGTTTACGGTCTCGGCAAGGGGCCACGGACACTCGATCAACGGTCAGGCGCAAGCGGTGGATGGGGTGGTGGTTGAGATGAACGGCTTGAAAGGGAGCCAGCTCAGCATTGGGGCGGGAGGTTCGTATGTGGACGCGTGGGGTGGGGAGCTTTGGATAGATGTGTTGAGGTTTACGATTGAACATGGGCTCGCTCCTCGGTCGTGGACCGATTATTTGTATCTGACCGTTGGTGGGACCCTCTCCAATGCTGGGATTAGTGGCCAGGCGTTCAATCACGGCCCTCAAATAAGCAATGTCTATGAACTCGATGTTATAACAG GCAAGGGAGACCATGTGACGTGCTCAAAGGAGCAAAACTCGGAGCTGTTTCATAGCGTGTTGGGCGGTCTAGGACAGTTTGGAATCATAACAAGGGCTAGGATCGCTCTAGAGCCGGCTCCACAAAGG GTGAGGTGGATTCGGGTCTTGTATTCGGATTTCTCGGCTTTCACTAGAGACCAAGAGTATCTAATCTCACTACAAGGAGAACCAGCCAGCCAGAGATTCGACTACATTGAAGGTTTCGTTATTGTAGATGAAGGGCTCATCAATAACTGGAGATCTTCCTTTTTCTCCCCTCGCAACCCTATCAAGATCAGCTCCATCGGATCCAACGGTAGTGTTCTCTATTGCCTGGAAATAACAAAGAACTACGACGATTCAACCGCCACCACCGTCGATCAG GAAGTAGAGGCATTGCTGAAAAAGCTAGACTTCATTCCAGTATCTGTTTTCACAACAGATCTGCCCTACTTGGATTTCCTAGACCGGGTTCACAAGGCCGAATTGAAACTCCGGTCCAAGGGTTTGTGGGAGGTCCCACACCCATGGCTCAATCTATTCGTTCCCAAGTCACGAATTGCCGATTTCGATGCAGGCGTCTTCAAGGGCATTTTGGGAAACAAAACCAgtgggcccattctcatctatccCATGAACAAAAACAA GTGGGACGAAAGAAGCTCGGTTGTTACACCAGATGAGGACATATTCTATCTGGTGGGATTGCTCCGCTCAGCCTTAGATTCTGGAGAAGAGGCCCACTCCTTAGAACATCTGAGCCGTCAAAACAATCAGATCCTCAGTTACTGCAAGGAGGCTGGTATTGAAGTAAAACAGTACCTTCCACATTACAAGAGCCAAGAGGAGTGGAAACAGCACTTTGGTGATGAGAAATGGAGTAGGTTTTTGAAGAGGAAGGTGGAGTTCGACCCCCGGCGTATTTTAGCACCGGGGCAGGGAATATTCCGGTCTTCGACGTTTCCTTCGTTTGCTTCGTTTTCATGA